In one Saimiri boliviensis isolate mSaiBol1 chromosome 21, mSaiBol1.pri, whole genome shotgun sequence genomic region, the following are encoded:
- the SLC16A8 gene encoding monocarboxylate transporter 3 isoform X3 has protein sequence MAVATNCCLRCAKAAPSGPGTEDAEAEGDSEPLPAVEEEPSNLETPGELSPRGGPMEPEVEAGPRLAAESV, from the coding sequence ATGGCTGTCGCCACCAACTGCTGCCTGCGTTGTGCTAAAGCTGCCCCGTCAGGCCCAGGCACTGAGGACGCTGAGGCGGAAGGGGACTCTGAGCCCCTGCCTGCCGTCGAGGAGGAACCCAGCAACCTGGAGACCCCAGGGGAGCTGAGCCCTCGGGGTGGGCCTATGGAaccagaggtggaggcagggccAAGGCTGGCAGCCGAGTCTGTGTAA
- the SLC16A8 gene encoding monocarboxylate transporter 3 isoform X1 gives MGAGGPRRGEGPPDGGWGWVVLGACFVVTGFAYGFPKAVSVFFRALMRDFGAGYSDTAWVSSIMLAMLYGTGPVSSILVTRFGCRPVMLVGGLLASAGMILASFATRLLELYLTAGVLTGLGLALNFQPSLIMLGLYFERRRPLANGLAAAGSPVFLSALSPLGQQLLERFGWRGGFLLLGGLLLHCCACGAVMRPPGPGPRPRRDSAGDRAGDAPGEAEADGAGLQLREAPPRARPRRRLLDVAVCTDRAFAVYAVTKFLMALGLFVPAILLVNYAKDAGVPDTDAAFLLSIVGFVDIVARPACGALAGLARLRPHVPYLFSLALLANGLTDLSSARARSYGALVAFCVAFGLSYGMVGALQFEVLMAAVGAPRFPSALGLVLLLEAVAVLIGPPSAGRLVDALKNYEVIFYLAGSEVALAGVFMAVATNCCLRCAKAAPSGPGTEDAEAEGDSEPLPAVEEEPSNLETPGELSPRGGPMEPEVEAGPRLAAESV, from the exons ATGGGCGCTGGTGGCCCCCGGCGGGGCGAGGGCCCTCCAGACGGCGGCTGGGGCTGGGTGGTGCTGGGTGCCTGCTTCGTGGTCACTGGCTTCGCCTACGGCTTCCCCAAAGCCGTCAGCGTCTTCTTCCGCGCGCTCATGCGTGACTTCGGCGCCGGCTACAGCGACACGGCCTGGGTGTCCTCCATCATGCTGGCCATGCTCTACGGCACGG GCCCCGTGTCCAGCATCCTCGTGACTCGCTTTGGCTGTCGCCCGGTGATGCTAGTGGGTGGGCTGCTGGCTTCCGCGGGCATGATCCTAGCTTCCTTCGCCACGCGCCTCCTGGAGCTCTACCTGACCGCTGGGGTGCTCACAG GCTTGGGCCTGGCCCTCAACTTCCAGCCGTCGCTCATCATGCTGGGGCTGTACTTCGAGCGGCGGCGGCCCCTGGCCAACGGCCTGGCGGCGGCGGGCAGCCCCGTCTTCCTGTCCGCGCTGTCGCCACTCGGCCAGCAGCTGCTGGAGCGCTTCGGCTGGCGCGGCGGCTTCTTGCTGCTCGGCGGGCTCCTGCTGCACTGCTGCGCCTGCGGCGCTGTCATGAGGCCGCCCGGGCCGGGCCCGCGACCGCGCAGGGACAGCGCCGGCGACCGCGCGGGGGACGCTCCGggcgaggccgaggcagacggcgCGGGGCTGCAGCTGCGCGAGGCGCCCCCCAGGGCCCGGCCCCGCCGGCGCCTGCTGGACGTGGCGGTGTGCACCGACCGCGCCTTCGCCGTGTACGCCGTCACCAAGTTCCTGATGGCGCTCGGGCTGTTCGTCCCCGCCATCCTGCTGGTGAACTACGCCAAGGACGCGGGCGTGCCCGACACCGACGCCGCCTTCCTGCTGTCCATCGTGGGCTTCGTGGACATCGTCGCGCGGCCGGCGTGCGGCGCCCTGGCGGGCCTGGCGCGTCTGCGACCGCACGTCCCGTATCTCTTCAGCCTGGCCCTGCTGGCCAACGGGCTCACGGACCTGAGCAGCGCGCGCGCGCGCTCCTATGGCGCCCTCGTTGCTTTCTGCGTCGCCTTCGGTCTGTCCTACGGCATGGTGGGCGCGCTGCAGTTCGAGGTGCTCATGGCGGCTGTGGGCGCGCCCCGCTTCCCCAGTGCGCTGGGCCTGGTGTTGCTCCTGGAGGCCGTGGCGGTGCTCATCGGACCGCCCTCTGCCG gccgCCTGGTGGATGCATTGAAGAACTACGAGGTCATTTTCTACTTGGCGGGCTCTGAGGTGGCCCTGGCTGGGGTCTTCATGGCTGTCGCCACCAACTGCTGCCTGCGTTGTGCTAAAGCTGCCCCGTCAGGCCCAGGCACTGAGGACGCTGAGGCGGAAGGGGACTCTGAGCCCCTGCCTGCCGTCGAGGAGGAACCCAGCAACCTGGAGACCCCAGGGGAGCTGAGCCCTCGGGGTGGGCCTATGGAaccagaggtggaggcagggccAAGGCTGGCAGCCGAGTCTGTGTAA
- the SLC16A8 gene encoding monocarboxylate transporter 3 isoform X2: protein MGAGGPRRGEGPPDGGWGWVVLGACFVVTGFAYGFPKAVSVFFRALMRDFGAGYSDTAWVSSIMLAMLYGTGPVSSILVTRFGCRPVMLVGGLLASAGMILASFATRLLELYLTAGVLTGLGLALNFQPSLIMLGLYFERRRPLANGLAAAGSPVFLSALSPLGQQLLERFGWRGGFLLLGGLLLHCCACGAVMRPPGPGPARPRRRLLDVAVCTDRAFAVYAVTKFLMALGLFVPAILLVNYAKDAGVPDTDAAFLLSIVGFVDIVARPACGALAGLARLRPHVPYLFSLALLANGLTDLSSARARSYGALVAFCVAFGLSYGMVGALQFEVLMAAVGAPRFPSALGLVLLLEAVAVLIGPPSAGRLVDALKNYEVIFYLAGSEVALAGVFMAVATNCCLRCAKAAPSGPGTEDAEAEGDSEPLPAVEEEPSNLETPGELSPRGGPMEPEVEAGPRLAAESV, encoded by the exons ATGGGCGCTGGTGGCCCCCGGCGGGGCGAGGGCCCTCCAGACGGCGGCTGGGGCTGGGTGGTGCTGGGTGCCTGCTTCGTGGTCACTGGCTTCGCCTACGGCTTCCCCAAAGCCGTCAGCGTCTTCTTCCGCGCGCTCATGCGTGACTTCGGCGCCGGCTACAGCGACACGGCCTGGGTGTCCTCCATCATGCTGGCCATGCTCTACGGCACGG GCCCCGTGTCCAGCATCCTCGTGACTCGCTTTGGCTGTCGCCCGGTGATGCTAGTGGGTGGGCTGCTGGCTTCCGCGGGCATGATCCTAGCTTCCTTCGCCACGCGCCTCCTGGAGCTCTACCTGACCGCTGGGGTGCTCACAG GCTTGGGCCTGGCCCTCAACTTCCAGCCGTCGCTCATCATGCTGGGGCTGTACTTCGAGCGGCGGCGGCCCCTGGCCAACGGCCTGGCGGCGGCGGGCAGCCCCGTCTTCCTGTCCGCGCTGTCGCCACTCGGCCAGCAGCTGCTGGAGCGCTTCGGCTGGCGCGGCGGCTTCTTGCTGCTCGGCGGGCTCCTGCTGCACTGCTGCGCCTGCGGCGCTGTCATGAGGCCGCCCGGGCCGGGCCC GGCCCGGCCCCGCCGGCGCCTGCTGGACGTGGCGGTGTGCACCGACCGCGCCTTCGCCGTGTACGCCGTCACCAAGTTCCTGATGGCGCTCGGGCTGTTCGTCCCCGCCATCCTGCTGGTGAACTACGCCAAGGACGCGGGCGTGCCCGACACCGACGCCGCCTTCCTGCTGTCCATCGTGGGCTTCGTGGACATCGTCGCGCGGCCGGCGTGCGGCGCCCTGGCGGGCCTGGCGCGTCTGCGACCGCACGTCCCGTATCTCTTCAGCCTGGCCCTGCTGGCCAACGGGCTCACGGACCTGAGCAGCGCGCGCGCGCGCTCCTATGGCGCCCTCGTTGCTTTCTGCGTCGCCTTCGGTCTGTCCTACGGCATGGTGGGCGCGCTGCAGTTCGAGGTGCTCATGGCGGCTGTGGGCGCGCCCCGCTTCCCCAGTGCGCTGGGCCTGGTGTTGCTCCTGGAGGCCGTGGCGGTGCTCATCGGACCGCCCTCTGCCG gccgCCTGGTGGATGCATTGAAGAACTACGAGGTCATTTTCTACTTGGCGGGCTCTGAGGTGGCCCTGGCTGGGGTCTTCATGGCTGTCGCCACCAACTGCTGCCTGCGTTGTGCTAAAGCTGCCCCGTCAGGCCCAGGCACTGAGGACGCTGAGGCGGAAGGGGACTCTGAGCCCCTGCCTGCCGTCGAGGAGGAACCCAGCAACCTGGAGACCCCAGGGGAGCTGAGCCCTCGGGGTGGGCCTATGGAaccagaggtggaggcagggccAAGGCTGGCAGCCGAGTCTGTGTAA
- the PICK1 gene encoding PRKCA-binding protein translates to MFADLDYDIEEDKLGIPTVPGKVTLQKDAQNLIGISIGGGAQYCPCLYIVQVFDNTPAALDGTVAAGDEITGVNGRSIKGKTKVEVAKMIQEVKGEVTIHYNKLQADPKQGMSLDIVLKKVKHRLVENMSSGTADALGLSRAILCNDGLVKRLEELERTAELYKGMTEHTKNLLRAFYELSQTHRAFGDVFSVIGVREPQPAASEAFVKFADAHRSIEKFGIRLLKTIKPMLTDLNTYLNKAIPDTRLTIKKYLDVKFEYLSYCLKVKEMDDEEYSCIALGEPLYRVSTGNYEYRLILRCRQEARARFSQMRKDVLEKMELLDQKHVQDIVFQLQRLVSTMSKYYNDCYAVLRDADVFPIEVDLAHTTLAYGLNQEEFTDGEEEEEEEDTAAGEPARDA, encoded by the exons CGGAATTCCGACTGTGCCTGGGAAGGTGACCCTGCAGAAGGATGCTCAGAACCTGATCGGGATCAGCATTGGAGGAGGGGCCCAGTACTGTCCCTGCCTCTATATCGTCCAG GTATTTGACAATACCCCAGCAGCCTTGGACGGCACAGTGGCAGCTGGGGATGAGATCACCGGCGTCAATGGCAGATCAATCAAAGGGAAAACTAAGGTGGAGGTGGCGAAGATGATTCAGGAGGTGAAG GGGGAGGTGACCATCCACTACAACAAGCTGCAGGCGGACCCCAAGCAGGGCATGTCCCTGGACATTG TGTTGAAGAAAGTCAAGCACCGGCTGGTGGAGAACATGAGCTCGGGGACCGCAGATGCCCTGGGCCTGAGCCGGGCCATCCTATGCAATG ATGGGCTTGTCAAGAGGCTAGAGGAGCTGGAGCGGACCGCCGAGCTGTACAAAG GGATGACGGAACACACCAAGAACCTCCTACGGGCCTTTTATGAGCTGTCGCAGACTCACCGGG CCTTTGGGGATGTGTTCTCCGTGATCGGGGTGCGGGAGCCCCAGCCAGCCGCGAGCGAGGCTTTCGTGAAGTTTGCCGATGCCCACCGCAGCATCGAGAAGTTTGGCATTCGGCTTCTGAAAACCATCAAGCCG ATGCTGACAGACCTGAACACGTACCTCAACAAAGCCATCCCGGACACTCGCCTCACCATCAAGAAGTACCTGGACGTGAAGTTTGAGTACCTG TCGTACTGCCTGAAGGTGAAGGAGATGGATGACGAGGAATACAGCTGCATC GCCCTAGGCGAGCCGCTTTACCGGGTGAGCACTGGCAACTACGAGTACCGTCTGATCCTGCGCTGCCGCCAGGAGGCTCGCGCCCGCTTCTCCCAGATGCGCAAGGACGTGCTCGAGAAGATGGAGCTGCTGGACCAGAAGCACG TCCAGGACATCGTGTTCCAGCTGCAGCGCCTCGTGTCCACCATGTCCAAGTACTACAACGACTGCTACGCGGTGCTTCGCGATGCCGACGTCTTCCCCATCGAGGTGGACCTGGCGCACACCACCCTGGCCTATGGCCTCAACCAGGAGGAGTTCACCgacggggaggaggaggaggaggaggaggacacggCTGCTGGGGAGCCGGCCAGGGATGCATGA